The Solibacillus daqui genome has a segment encoding these proteins:
- the rpoB gene encoding DNA-directed RNA polymerase subunit beta produces MTGQLVQYGQHRQRRSFARISEVLELPNLIEIQTASYEWFLEEGLREMFHDISPIEDFTGNLSLEFVDYTLGDPKYDVDECKERDVTYAAPLRVKVRLHNKETNEVKEQDVFMGDFPLMTETGTFIINGAERVIVSQLVRSPSVYFNEKTDKNGKKGFGATVIPNRGAWLEYETDAKDVVYVRIDRTRKLPVTVLLRALGFGTDQEIIDIIGDNEYLRNTLEKDNTEGTEKALLEIYERLRPGEPPTVESAKNLLYSRFFDAKRYDLANVGRYKMNKKLHIKNRLFNQTVAETIVNPETGEILVEAGTLLDRRTLDKLIPALEDGAGFKTLNQNGGVLEDAVTIQSIKIFAPNDEAQKEINVISNAYIEEEVKNLTPADILASVSYFFNLLYAVGNTDDIDHLGNRRLRSVGELLQNQFRIGLSRMERVVRERMSINDTAAIVPQQLINIRPVIASIKEFFGSSQLSQFMDQTNPLAELTHKRRLSALGPGGLTRERAGMEVRDVHYSHYGRMCPIETPEGPNIGLINSLSSFAKVNKFGFIETPYRRVNPETGAVTEAIHYLTADEEDNYVVAQANSELTAERTFAKEEVVGRFRGDNTVFNRDRIDYMDVSPKQVVSAATACIPFLENDDSNRALMGANMQRQAVPLLYPNAPFVGTGMEHVDARDSGAAVVAKKHGIVEHVEARSIHVRTIEEVDGKEVKGDLIKYKLQKFIRSNQGTSYNQRPIVKVGDRVKPRDILADGPSMERGELALGQNVLVAFMTWDGFNYEDAVIMSERLVKDDVYTSVHIEEYESESRDTKLGPEEITRDIPNVGEDALRNLDDRGIIRIGAEVRDGDILVGKVTPKGVTELTAEERLLHAIFGEKAREVRDTSLRVPHGAGGIILDVKVFNREDGDELPPGVNQLVRAYIVQKRKIRVGDKMAGRHGNKGVISRILPEEDMPFMPDGTPVDIMLNPLGVPSRMNIGQVLELHLGMAARYLGVHMATPVFDGANEEDVWETMEEAGMNRDGKTILYDGRSGEPFDSRVSVGIMYMIKLAHMVDDKLHARSTGPYSLVTQQPLGGKAQFGGQRFGEMEVWALEAYGAAYTLQEILTVKSDDVVGRVKTYEAIVKGESVPEPGVPESFKVLIKELQSLGMDVKMLTINDEEVELRDLDDEDEVAVAPAPEMEHKANGDKEDPVESFE; encoded by the coding sequence TTGACAGGTCAACTAGTTCAGTACGGACAACACCGCCAGCGTAGAAGCTTTGCGCGTATTAGTGAGGTGCTGGAACTTCCGAATTTAATCGAGATCCAAACAGCATCTTATGAGTGGTTCCTTGAAGAAGGATTGCGTGAGATGTTCCACGACATTTCTCCAATCGAAGATTTTACAGGAAATCTTTCATTAGAATTCGTCGACTATACATTAGGAGACCCTAAGTATGATGTTGATGAGTGTAAAGAACGTGACGTAACTTACGCTGCACCATTACGTGTGAAAGTTCGTTTACACAACAAAGAAACAAACGAAGTAAAAGAGCAAGATGTCTTCATGGGTGACTTCCCATTAATGACAGAAACAGGAACGTTTATCATTAACGGTGCTGAACGTGTTATCGTATCTCAGTTAGTTCGTTCTCCAAGTGTATACTTCAACGAAAAAACAGATAAGAACGGTAAAAAAGGCTTCGGCGCAACAGTTATTCCAAACCGTGGTGCATGGCTAGAATACGAAACTGATGCAAAAGATGTCGTTTACGTTCGTATCGACCGCACACGTAAATTACCAGTAACAGTACTTTTACGTGCGTTAGGTTTTGGCACTGACCAAGAAATTATTGATATCATTGGCGACAATGAATATTTACGTAATACGTTAGAAAAAGATAATACAGAAGGTACTGAAAAGGCTCTTCTTGAAATCTATGAGCGTTTACGTCCAGGTGAACCACCAACAGTTGAATCAGCGAAGAATTTATTATATTCTCGTTTCTTCGATGCTAAACGTTATGATTTAGCGAATGTTGGTCGTTACAAAATGAACAAAAAGCTTCACATCAAAAACCGTTTATTCAACCAAACGGTAGCTGAAACAATTGTGAATCCAGAAACTGGTGAAATTCTAGTAGAAGCAGGTACGTTATTAGATCGCCGTACGTTAGATAAGCTAATTCCAGCTTTAGAAGACGGCGCTGGCTTCAAAACACTAAACCAAAACGGTGGCGTGTTAGAAGACGCTGTAACAATCCAATCAATTAAAATTTTTGCACCAAACGATGAAGCGCAAAAAGAAATCAATGTTATTTCAAACGCTTATATTGAGGAAGAAGTGAAAAACCTTACTCCAGCAGATATCCTTGCTTCTGTATCGTACTTCTTCAACTTATTATATGCCGTAGGTAACACAGACGATATCGACCATTTAGGTAACCGTCGTTTACGTTCAGTTGGTGAATTATTACAAAACCAATTCCGTATCGGTTTATCTCGTATGGAACGTGTAGTACGTGAGCGTATGTCTATCAATGACACAGCAGCTATCGTACCACAACAATTAATCAATATCCGTCCAGTTATCGCATCGATTAAAGAGTTCTTCGGATCTTCTCAGTTATCTCAATTCATGGACCAAACAAACCCATTAGCAGAGTTAACGCACAAACGTCGTTTATCTGCATTAGGGCCAGGTGGTTTAACACGTGAGCGCGCAGGTATGGAAGTACGTGACGTTCACTACTCTCACTATGGTCGTATGTGTCCAATCGAGACACCTGAGGGACCAAACATCGGTCTTATCAACTCTTTATCTTCATTCGCAAAAGTTAACAAGTTTGGCTTTATCGAAACACCTTATCGCCGAGTTAATCCGGAAACAGGTGCTGTAACGGAAGCAATCCATTACTTAACCGCTGACGAAGAAGATAACTATGTAGTAGCACAAGCAAACTCTGAATTAACTGCAGAGCGTACTTTTGCAAAAGAAGAAGTGGTAGGTCGTTTCCGTGGGGATAACACAGTATTCAACCGCGATCGCATCGACTACATGGATGTATCTCCAAAACAAGTAGTATCTGCTGCCACTGCATGTATTCCGTTCTTAGAAAACGACGACTCAAACCGTGCGTTAATGGGTGCGAACATGCAACGTCAAGCTGTTCCTTTACTATATCCAAACGCTCCGTTCGTTGGTACTGGTATGGAGCACGTTGACGCTCGTGACTCTGGTGCTGCTGTAGTTGCTAAAAAACACGGGATTGTTGAGCACGTAGAAGCTCGCTCTATCCACGTTCGTACAATCGAAGAGGTTGACGGCAAAGAAGTGAAAGGCGACTTAATTAAGTACAAATTACAAAAATTCATCCGTTCAAACCAAGGTACTTCATATAACCAACGTCCAATCGTAAAAGTTGGCGACCGTGTAAAACCTCGTGATATTTTAGCTGATGGTCCTTCAATGGAACGTGGCGAATTAGCACTTGGTCAAAACGTACTTGTTGCGTTCATGACATGGGACGGCTTCAACTACGAGGATGCTGTTATTATGAGTGAGCGCCTTGTAAAAGATGATGTATATACTTCTGTTCATATTGAAGAATATGAATCAGAATCACGTGATACGAAGCTTGGACCTGAAGAAATCACACGTGACATTCCAAACGTAGGTGAAGATGCACTTCGTAACCTAGATGACCGCGGAATTATCCGTATCGGTGCGGAAGTACGTGACGGTGACATTTTAGTAGGTAAAGTTACGCCTAAAGGGGTTACAGAGTTAACTGCTGAAGAACGTTTATTACATGCTATCTTCGGTGAAAAAGCACGTGAAGTACGTGACACGTCACTACGTGTACCACACGGCGCTGGCGGTATCATCCTAGATGTTAAAGTCTTCAACCGTGAAGATGGAGACGAATTACCACCAGGTGTTAACCAATTAGTTCGTGCTTATATTGTTCAAAAACGTAAAATCCGCGTTGGAGACAAAATGGCCGGACGTCACGGTAACAAAGGGGTAATCTCACGAATCTTACCAGAAGAAGATATGCCATTCATGCCAGACGGCACACCAGTGGATATCATGCTTAACCCACTTGGGGTTCCTTCTCGTATGAACATCGGACAAGTATTAGAGCTTCACTTAGGTATGGCTGCACGCTACTTAGGCGTACACATGGCTACACCAGTATTTGACGGCGCTAACGAAGAAGATGTTTGGGAAACGATGGAAGAAGCTGGTATGAATCGTGACGGTAAAACAATTCTTTATGATGGACGTTCAGGTGAACCATTCGACAGCCGCGTTTCTGTTGGGATCATGTACATGATCAAGTTAGCGCACATGGTTGATGATAAACTTCACGCACGTTCAACTGGTCCTTACTCGTTAGTAACGCAACAACCGCTTGGTGGTAAAGCACAATTCGGTGGTCAACGTTTCGGTGAGATGGAGGTATGGGCACTTGAAGCATACGGTGCTGCTTACACGTTACAAGAGATTTTAACTGTAAAATCAGATGACGTTGTAGGTCGTGTGAAAACATACGAAGCAATCGTTAAAGGTGAAAGCGTTCCAGAACCAGGTGTACCAGAATCATTTAAAGTATTAATTAAAGAACTTCAATCATTAGGTATGGATGTGAAGATGCTTACAATCAACGACGAGGAAGTAGAATTACGCGACCTTGACGATGAAGATGAAGTAGCTGTTGCACCAGCTCCAGAAATGGAACACAAAGCTAATGGTGATAAAGAAGACCCAGTAGAGTCATTTGAATAA